TATGCGCAAAAAACCATTAGGGTTTATGTTGGGGCTATCCAAAGCCTAGCCAAATACCATGACATACCCATTAGTTTGCGCTACGTGTGCCTTCCACCAGCCCATCCATAGGAAGCATCCATGGACTTTAGCGGAAATAGGTGAGTTCATAGCCGCCATGGACAAGCCAATGTACAGGAGCATTGCAGCCTCCATCCTCCAAAGCGGATTAAGCCTATCCGACTTGCTAACCCTAACATACGGCGACATCAAAGAAGAGCTTGAAGAGGAAGTTACGCCCTTATGCCTCGAGTTGACAAGGAAGAAAACTGGCGTTCAGTTCATGACATTTCTTGGGACCTGGGCTGTCAAGCTTCTTAAGGAACATTTGGCAAACCAAAAACCTGAAAACACATCACCAATCTACAACGTGACCGCCAGAACTGTGCACGCCTATTTCCGTAAGACCGCCCAGAAATACGCAGGTGCGTTTAAAGGCAGAAATCCCTACAGTCCCCACTCGTTGAGGGCGGCCTTCCGCACGTTCCTAAGCGACCATAAAGTGGATCCGCTATACATAGAATATTGGATGGGCCACAAACTACCCGAACAACTAAGCGCCTACATAAACAAGAGCAGAGAAAGCTGGAGACAAACATACCACGAACAAGCAGAACCATGGCTAACACCACCACAATACAAAACAATGTCGTTTATCTGCAACTAACGGAAAATTAGTAAGATGTTGGATGCACTCTTATGTATGAAGCTTTGAGAATTTCTGATAAAATTTAAATCTTGCCGTTCGTTTCCATGAGTGCAATAAAGAGCAGGTATAGCGTCCATGTTTCGCGCGTGCTACAAAGCGTACATGTTGTCGTGGCACTTGGTTAAAGAAGGTGGTTAAAACGCAAGGGGTGAAGCATAATTATCGGGTTTAAGGAGGTAAGCATACGATTATTGAGCTGGCCGTTGCCTTTGTTTTGATTCTGGCTGTATCATCTATAATTTATTTGCTTGGACGTTTGTTGTCCGCTAAATCTATGCGTAGTGAAAATGGTAAATCTGCTTATGCTTGTGGTGAGAAGGTGAATTTTGATAAATTGAAAGTCAGCGTTTCTCATTATAGATATCTCATATACTTTGTGATTTTGGACTCGTCGGCGCTGTTGACGGCTTTTGCTGCATTGGCTATTCGCATGGCAAATGTTTTGTTCTTCGTAATTTACTTATTCATTGTCATTTTGTCTGGCTTGTTGCTTTTAGATGGAGGCGACCGTTAACGAGAAGAGCCAGCCTTTTAAAATGGGCGAGGCTAAAATCACCTTGGGTTCTTCATTTTAATTCTGGAGCATGCAACGCTTGCGATATTGAGGTTGTCGCCCTTTTAACGCCTCGCTATGATGTTGAACGTTTTGGAATATTACTTGAACCTTCGCCAAGACATGCTGATGTTCTATTAACCACTGGTGTTGTCACCCGCCAATGTGCGGATAGATTGAGGCGTATTTATGAGCAGATGCCTGAGCCTAGATTTGTTGTTGCCATAGGTGCGTGTGCTTGTTCGGGCGGAGTGTTTGAAGGAAGTTACAATGTGATTGGCGGCGTTGATAAAGTCATTCCGGTCAATGTTTATATTCCGGGATGTCCACCAAAGCCAGAGGCGATAATTGACGGTATTTTAAAATTGCTTGTTTCGCTCAAGGAGGCAAAGCATGTCGATAAACATTGATGAGATTTTGAAAGCCTTAAGCGATGCGCTTAGGGATAGGATACTCCAAACTAAATCTCTGCGTCCCGAAAAAACATGCATCCAAGTTGAGGCTGGAGCCCACAAAGACGCTGTAAAAGTTCTACTTAAACAGGATGGAAATGCAGGTATTTCCGCAATTACGGGCGTTGACCTCGGCGAAAAGATTGAGTTAATGTATCACATTCGCATCTGTGGCACAATAATTACCATCGGAACCATTGTTTCAAAGGAAAATGCAAAGATTGAAAGCATAACGGACCTAATTCCTGGAGCGAATTTCCATGAAAGGGAAGTATCTGACCTTTTTGGCGTAACATTCGAGGGACACCCAAACCCGAAGAGACTTATTCTTCCAGAAGACTGGCCGGAAAATGTTTTCCCGCTTAGAAAGGATGTCACAGCTGCAAATTTTCAGAGCAAAACACAGATTTCTGGGGCTTCAAAGGATCATGAGCGAGTTTCCAACGGTGAAAAGCTAGTAAACATTGTGTTAGGGCCTCAGCATCCTGCCTTGATAGAGCCTGAAAAGTTTTCTTTGAAAGTTGACGGGGAAATTGTTAAGGAAGTTGCGCCTAGGATTGGCTATGTTCATAGAGGTATTGAGAAGGCTGCAGAAAGTCGCACTTACTTGCAGAATATTTACTTGGTTGAGAGAATATGTGGCATATGTAATGCTTGTCATGCTACCTGTTTTTGCCAGACGGTTGAGGCAATAATGGGTGTGAACGTACCGCCTAGGGCTAGGTATTTGCGCACAATAATTTTGGAGTTGAATAGGATTCATAGTCACATGCTTCTTTTGGGTCATGCTGGCTTAGAAATTGGGTATGAAACCCTATTCCATTATATGTGGCGCGACAGAGAGCCAGTGTTAGACATTATGGAGGAGCTTACTGGCAATAGGGTTATCACATCATTCATCACCATAGGAGGCGTTAGAAGAGACTTAAAAGAAGAGGCTATTTCAAAAATTAATGCGGGATTGGCAAGCTTAAAGAAGAAAATGAGTTTTTATAGGCAACTTTTTGAGAATGATTCAACATTAAAAATGCGAACAAGAGATGTTGGAGTCTTAAGCAAGCAAGACGCGTTAAAATTGTGTGTTGTTGGTCCTGTGGCGCGGGGGTCTGGTGTGGATATGGATGTTAGAAGGGATGAGCCATACGCAGCTTACAATGAAATACCTTTTAGGGTTATCACTTATGATGAAGGTGACGCTTGGGCTAGGCTTATGGTTCGTTTAGGTGAGATTGTTGAAAGCATTAACATAATACAATATGCCCTAGAACATTTGCCAAGTGGCCCTTACAGAATCAAGGTGCCAAGGATTGTGCCAGCAGGTGAGGCTATTGGGCGTGTTGAAGCGCCTAGGGGGGAGTTGTTTTATTATGTGAAAAGTAATGGAACAGCGTATCCCGAACGTGTTAAGGTGCGCACTCCGACTTTCGCTAATATTCCAGCTTTCGTTAAGATTGCCGAGGGCGGTAATATTGCAGATGTGCCAGCAAGCTTTGTCAGTCTCGATCCATGTTTCTCATGCACAGATAGATAGGAGGATGCAGAATGAGTTTTGATTTGGAGTTCCTGTTTCGTGTGTTGATTTTTCCAGGCTTCACTTTCATTTTATTTTTCACGATGTTTTGCGATTGGGTTGAAAGAAAGATTGAGGCGCGGATGCAGAATAGGATGGGACCTACATATACTGGTCCATTTGGCGTTTTTCAACCATTTGCTGACTTTGTCAAGCTTTTGACTAAGGAGGACATTGTTCCATTTAATGTAAAAAATTTCGCTTTCAAATTCACTCCGATTTTCTCTTTCTCGATTTTTGTCTTCTCATTTGTCTTCTTGCCAATTGATGGGGCAAACATTATTTTTAATTCAAACTTTGAAGGTGACTTAATTATTGTTCTAACATTAGTTTCAATTGCCAATTTCTTTATTTTCCTTTCAGGGTGGTCTTCGATGAACCCTTACAGTGCAATAGGCGCTACAAGAGTTTTGACTCAGTTTTTGGGTTATGATATTCCTCTTTTCATTCTTGCATTGGCTCCAGCTTTTTTGGCTAAAAGTCTTAGCTTTTCAGTTATTGCTGCTAATCAGAATGTGCCATTTGTCTTCATGATTCCATGGGCTTTCGTGCTGTTTATTATTACGCTTCAAGCGGAGTTGGAGAAAGACCCATTTGATGTTCCGCACGCTGAGACGGAGATAGTTGGTGGATATGAAACTGAATATACAGGTAGAAGATTGGCTTTTCTTAAACTTGCTAAAGATGTGCAAATAGTGCTTGGAGCGGCCATAGTCGTTGAACTTTTCTTAGGCGGCCCTTACGGACCAACTTTTTATGGCCCATCTGCCTTTTGGTATACGTTGTGGTTTACGCTTAAACTGCTCGCGGTTGTGGCGCTTACAGAGTATTTGAAATGCGTTTTTGCGAGATTGCGTATCGATCAAGTGCTTGTTGTCAACTGGAAAGTGCTTCTGCCTTTGGCGTTTATTTCTCTTGCTGCGGCTGTTGGCGTGAGCTTGTGGTTTAACTTGTTGAGGTGAAAGTGAATGGCTAAGTTATCGCCAATTTTGAAGGAAGTGCTTGCTCACTTTTTCAAGAAGCCTGCAACTCGAAGATATCCAGAAGAGAAGCCTTATGTTCCCGTTGGTTTCCGGGGCAGGCAAATATTTGACATTAATTTGTGTATCAGTTGTGGGTTATGTGCTAGGGATTGTCCTGCAAAGGCTATTGAAATGGTTGAGGTTGATGGAAAGTTAAGGCCTCTTTTTCATCTGGACCGCTGTATATTCTGTTATCAGTGTGCTGAAAGTTGTCCCAGAAACGCTATTAAAAGTTCGGAAATTTTTGAGTTGGCCTCAACAAATAAATCCGATTTGGTTGTAAAGCCTAAAGCAAACAATGTGAGCGGAGGCTCTTTGTGAAATGATTATTGAGCTGCTTGCTGTTGGATTGGTTGTTTCAGCTTGTTTGGCCATTTATCTTGATGAAGCAGTGTATTCTGTTGCTTCTTTGGCTTGCATGTTTGTTTTAATGGCTTTTTTGTATGCTTTAAATGATGCTTTGTTTGTAGCTGTTTTCCAGTTGGCTGTTGGTGCTGGAACTTTGGCTGTTCTCTTCTTGGCTGGCGAAATGTTAAGCGCGAAACCAGAAAAGGAGAAGCCCTTAAAGAAAATTTTTCCAGTTGCCTTGCTTGCAATTGTTTTATCTCTTCCATCAATTTTCTTATCTGTTTCTGTTACGCCAGGTAATGTTTCTCCAAGTTTTTCTTTTGCTGATGCACTTTGGAATTTAAGAGCTATAGACGTGATACTGCAGGGGTTGGTTATAATGACCGTTGCTCTGGGCATTGCAATAGTCCTACATGAGCGAAATGATGGTGAAAGCTAATGGATTACATAATTTTGTCGGTTGTTTTGCTTGCCGTTGGCATTTACGGCTTATTGACCAAGCGTCACCTTGTTAAAGTGTTAATTTCCATTGAAATTATTGCTGTGGCAGCGTCAATGAATTTTGTGCTGTTAGCCTCTTCTTTGAATAGAACTTTAGGCGAAGCATTTCTGATACTTGCTTTTTCCACGGACACTTGCGTAACCGCCATAGTATTAGCTTTGCTGGTTATAGTCGTCAAAAAGTATGGAACGTGCGACATTAGAAAGCTGGCAGAAATAGAGCAGAGTGTAGATAAGGAGCAGACAAAATTGAGGCTGAGCAGTGAAAGATTCTTTGAAGTAGCAAAATATTGGGTGTTGCCCTTAATTTTAGGCTCTATAATTGGCTTAGCCATATTCCTCCTTGTCTACATTTACAAACTGCTAAATTATGCGTCATTTATTATTGTAAACTGGAATTCTTCATTTCTTTTAGCCTCAACAATTGTTGCGCTCCTCGGAGGATATTTAACAATAAGACTGTGGGCGGAAAATAAAGAGTGCGGTTGCGGAACAGAACTTGTAATTGAAAGATACCATTTCAAAAACGGCATTGTTAGCTTGAGAGATACCATAAGCAGAACTTTGGCTTCTGCGATAACCATAGGTTTTGGTGGAAGCGCTGGATTAGAGGGACCAAGTCTTTTGTTAGGTGGAGGAATCTCTTCGTTTATTGCTAGAAGGCTAAAGTTGGATCAAAAAGATGTAAAAACACTGTTTCTGTGTGGAGCAGCAGCGGGATTTTCAGCGATCTTTAAGGCTCCATTGACGGGGATATTATTTGCCCTTGAAATACCTTACAAGAGAGATGTTGAAACCGAGGTTTTTATTCCAGCGTCTATTGCTTCTGTTACCGCCTATTTTACGTCCGCCATAACCCTTGGAACAGAAACCATTTTTCCAACTCCAACATTTATTATACCAACTCTTTCCACCCTTATGCATGCAATTTTTCTAGGAATCCTAGCGGCGTTAGTTGCGTTGGCATTCATGGAAACCCTTCAAAGAACAAACAGCATAAGCAAACGGCTTGCCAGCAGACTTCCAATGTGGCTTATGACCATATTTGCTGGATTAATTCTCGGTGTCATAGGCTTGCTTTACCCTGAAGCGCTTGGGCTAGGTTACGATTTCATTCACAAAATCGCCATGACTGAATTAGGAGAATTAACTTTGACAAATTTGACCGCACTTTTAATTTTAAAAATTGTGGCCACAAGCGTAACACTGAATTTCGGTGGAAACGGGGGGCTATTCATTCCATCGCTTTATGTTGGCGGCGCACTTGGGCTCATTTACGCACAAACTTTGAACCTTGAGACGCCTGTTTTATATGTCATATTATCAATGGCTGCAGTGCTGGCTGCGACGAGCAAAAGCCTTTTGACAAGTATAACTCTGGTGGCTGAAACTATGGGTCCAAGCTTTATAGTCCCCACCGTTATTTCAGCTGTTGTCAGTTATTTTCTTACGGGAAGCAGATCACTATATAAAAGTCAACTTGTAAATAAATTGCAAGCAAGGCATGTGCAATGCTAAAGTTGAATGTTCAAGTTTAAATTTATGAAAGTAAGTTCCATCCATAAGACTAGGGATGCTACGGTAACCTCGATAACTGATACGACTGATCCGACTTTCAAATAGTCTCTAAGCCTTATTGTAACGCCTTTTCGGCGCATTGTTTCAAGCCACATTAAAATTGCTAAAGATCCAAGAGGGAAAAAGTGTGGACCCAAGTTGTTTCCGATAATGTTTGAAAATATTAGGCCTGTGAGGCTCTGTGAGTTTAGGCTAACGTTGCTTACTGCCTGCCTTATCGATAAAAGGCCCAAGATGGTCATTGGCCAGTTGTTCATGGCGCTTGCGCCAATCGTTACTATCATGCTTGGTGCAAGCACTGATAGAAACAGCGGCAATGAAAGAGTTTTTGTGAAGAGATATGCAAAGAATTCTACAGCGCCAGTATGTCTTAATCCTTGAACAACTAGGAATATGCCTATCATGAAGAGCAGAATGTCCCAGTTAATCTCCTTTGCTAGGCTTTTTACGCCTTTGCGCTCTTCTTTCAATATTGAAGGCTTGTTTAAAGTTATTATGTAAATTCCTAAAAGAAAAAGTGCACCAGAACATATGACAATTGAAACTGGAAGCCTGTTCAAAGAGGCTAAAACATAGCCAACGTCAATTACAATCAAGGTTACTATGCTTATCCTCAAGAGCGTGGAAGTTATCAATTGCTCTCCAGCGTTTAAAGCTTCCACAAGCTCCATCGAATAAGATTTGGGAACACTTTTTCTAAAAAAGGCGTAAACCAGAAGGAGACTGCTAATTATAGTGGCTATGGCTACTGGTCCCATAAAAATAACGTGGTCGATGAAGCTGTATTTGAAAAAGTCTGCGCTCACAATATTTATTGGATTGCTTGTGATTAGTGGCATTGCAGCGGTGTCAGCAATGAGCCCAGCGGAGAAAAGGTAGGCTAGTCTTCCTTTAGCATCTATTTTAAGCTGACTGATGATTTCAAGAACTATTGGCGTTAGTATAAGCACGGCGCTGTCGTTTGCAAAAAGTATGCTTACACAAGCAGTAAGCAAGGAAATGTAAAAGTAGAGTTTTAAGCCGCTTCCGCCTGCCAATTTAACCACTTTTATGGCTGCCCACTTGAAAAATCCCATGGCGTCTAACGTCACTGATAAAGTTACAATTCCAATAAAGGCTAAAGCGGCGTCCCAAATGTCAACAAAAGCCACAGCCGCATCGCTTAACGTTACTGTGCCAAGCAAAAGCGAAACTGCAGCGCCTATTCCGGCAGCCAAACCCAGACTTACGCCATGCGGGCGTTTAATCATCAAGAAAAGCGTTATTATGAAAATTGCCAGTGTAGTCACTGAATGGTAGTCCATGGTTATCAGCGATGCAGACTTTATAGCTCATAATAAAACTGTTTCGTTATTAATTGTGCAATTTTATGAGTAAAACTGCTTAATCTCCGCCTTATGCCAGACAAAATTTAAATTGTTGACTTTTATATCTCAAAAGGCTGGTTTAAAATGGGTTAGGAAGGCGTAAAACACGAGAGGCATACAAACGAAACTGAACGTTGCATTTGAAAAAGTGGGATGATGAGTTTGTTTCCATATGCGCCTTGGCTCGTTTGGGCATTTCCAATTGTTTCCAGTCTGCTGGTTCCATTAATTGCACGTTTCAGCAAGAGAGCTAAAGATTACTTCGCCGTAGCCGTGTGTTTAATCGCCTTAATATTCGCTTTTTCCATGGTTCCCGACGTTTACTTTAACGTTTTGGAAAGCTCTAATTTGACAGTGTATTGGATTCCATCTTTAAGCATTAGCGCAGGTGTATATATTGACCCATTAAGCGTTTTGCTTGCATGTCTGGTTACGTTCTTCGGTCTTGTGATAACAGTTTATTCTTTGGGTTACATGGCTGGCGAGGAAGGCTTAACACGATATTACTTTTTCATGCTTCTCTTTATAGGCTCGATGACAGGTTTGGTTATGTCGGACAATTTCCTTCAAATGTTCATATTCTGGGAGATGGTTGGACTCTGTTCCTATTCGCTTATTTCCTTCTGGTATAAACGCCCCGAGACAGTTCGTTCAGCCACCAAAGTTTTCCTCATGACTCGTGTAGGAGACGCTTGCCTCTTAGCGGGAATATGCATCCTCTACGTAAACTTGGGCTCATTCTCCTTCTCTTACATTATAAATAACATAGGAAATGTGCCAATGCGGCATTTAACAGCAGCAGCCTTTCTAATGCTCGCCGGAGCTGTCGCAAAATCGGCTCAGCTTCCGCTTCACACATGGCTTTACAGCGCCATGGAAGCACCTACATCCGTAAGTGCGCTTCTGCACTCTGCGACGATGGTTAAAGCAGGAGTTTACTTGATTGCCAGATTAATGCTCTTGTTTGGCGCTTTAACGGCTTTAATTCCCATGTGGTTGCCATCAATCCTTTGGATTGGCGTAATAACAGCGTTTATCGGCGCTACTTTGGCTTTATCTGCAACAGACATTAAGGGTGTGGCTGCTTACTCCACAATAAGCCAAATAGGTTTTATGTTTGCAGCTTTAGGCACAGCATCTTTCGTTCCATCGGCTGGCTGGTTTGCAAGCTTACTTCATCTAGTAAGTCATGCGCTCTTTCAAGGTCTTGACTTTCTCTTGATAGGCGGAATCATCCATGCAACAAAAACACGCGATATGCGATTGATTGGAGGATTAAGAAAGGCAATGCCTATAACATTTGCATTCGGCATTATTGTATTGTTAGCTCGCGCTGGAATACCTCCATTCATAAGCTTTTTCAGCAAAGAACTAATCTTCCAAAGCGTTCTATCGTCAGGAAACTTGCATGCCGCGCTCATACTTTATGTTTCCACAGCAATTACGTTTGCCTACACGCTACGGGTTGTCACACTTGTATATTTGAGGGAGAAATCAGAGTATTTGAGTCAGATTCACGTGCATGAAGCGCCAAAAATAATGCTTTTCTCATCTGGAGTTCTCGCAGTTTTCTGCGTTATATTTGTCTTGTTTGGAAATGAAATTTCACAATTCATGCATGCTAATGTGGAAATAGGCTTAGGTGAAGTGTTTAACCCGTCAACTTTGATTTTTCTCTTCACACTTCTGATGGGAGGATTTCCGGTGTACCTTACATACTATAGGAAACTCTCGTTGCCAGAACAAATAAGGCCGTTGCGAGGTTCCATAAACAAAGTTTTGGAGAACGGTTACTTCTTTGACGCTCTATATGAAAAGGTGATTCCTCGTGGGGTCTGGCTGCTTTCATCAAGTCTTAAGCGTGCGGAATCATCCTTTTTTGGACGGTTACCCCAATTTATCGCCAATGGTATTATACGATTTTTCAGAATTTTTTATGAGCATGTTGAAAAATCCTTCTTTAATCGTCTGCCTTATCTTTTTGCAAATGGAGTTATGAATGTGGCTCATGGAACCCGGAAGTATTTAGACATTCTTGCCGACGAACTTTTATATATTGCAACTAACAAGACTCTGGCTTCAGCATCTAAAATAAGAAGAGTGCGGTCTGGCTCCTTAGAACATTATGTGGCAGCAGCCCTAATCGGCTTTTTAATAATCCTTATACTCATGATAGTTACAATGCTAAGATAAGAGGCGAAAAAATGCAAAACACACTTTTATTAACAATAATTTTGCCCGCATTGGCTGTTCCATTCGTTTATTTTTTAGGCAAAAAATCTCCTAAAAGTGCAGCCTTCCTAATAGCCTTACTATGCCTAATCAACATCGCAATTTTCTCTACAACTGTACCGACAATCCTAAACGGCGCAAACCACAAGTATATCGAATCTTACTACTGGATTCCGGTTCTCCACGCTTCACTCACACTTTTTGTTGATGGAATAAGCCTCTCAATGGCAATCATAACTCTAATACTCATTTTGACAGCGGCGCTCTTCTCAATAAATTACATGCAAGAGAAGAAGGGACTAGCTGAATACTACACTCTCTTGACAATGCTCTCAATAGGACTCGTCGGCGTCTTCATAACATCAAACCTCATGCTATTTTACTTCTGCTGGGAACTAATGCTTCTACCATCATACTTCATAATAGGCGGATGGGGCTACAGAGAACCATACAAAGCAGCCTTCAAATTCTTCATATTCACCCACGCGGGTGCAGTCTTCGTCTTATTGGGCATAGGCGCAATATTCATGGTCACAGGCGACTTGGACATGTTCCAGGCGCAAACTGCGCTAATGACAGCTAATCCAGAACTCGCCAAATGGATATTGCTATCTTTAACAGTTGGTTTCGCAGTTAAGATGGCTGCGGTTCCAGTTCACATGTGGTTGCCCGACGCACATTCCGAGGCACCTGCACCCATGTCTGCATTATTAAGCGGCGTAATAATCAGCGCTGGTGCTTACGCAATACTACGTGTATCTCTAGGGACAGTTTTTCCAGCAGTTATGGCAACAGGTTTTGGAAACATGTTCCTACATGGATTAACTACTTTTGGAATAATATCAGCCTTTTTCGGCTCCTTAATCGCCTTGGTGGAAACTGACATAAAACGGATAATCGCCTATTCTAGCATAGCCCACATGGGCTATGTTCTCTTTGGGCTTTCACTCTTTCCATTCCAAGAACCCGTCACAGGTACAGTCTTACACCTTGTGAATCATGCTGTAAGTAAAGGCTTATTCTTTTTGTCGGCGGGCGCTGTTATGAAACAGCTTGAGGTTCGCGATATACGTGAAATGGGCGGGCTTGCGGGAAAAATGCCAATTACAGCTACGGTTTCTACAATAGCAGCGTTAAGTATTGCGGGAATACCACCATTTGCATGTTTTATGAGCGAATTTTTGATATTTGTTGGAGCATTTCAAACAATCAAAATTGACAACTTTTATCTCATTCCAACAGCACTGATGCTTGTAGCCACAGTTTTGTCTCTAGCCTACGCTTTAAGATTTTTAAGCCACGTCTTCCTTGGCGAAACAAAACACGAAAAAATTTCCGATGCTCCCCTCTATATGAAGTTAGCCATGATTATTCTAGCTGTGCTCACAGTTATCCTTGGAGTATGGCCCACGTTCTTCATACAACTAATCTCAAGCGTAAGCTTTGTCTAGTGAGGAACGCAGATGATAGAGCTTTTGGATGCATCTTTACCAATAATCGCCTTCGTTTTGTTTTCTCTTTTAAC
This sequence is a window from Candidatus Bathyarchaeia archaeon. Protein-coding genes within it:
- a CDS encoding tyrosine-type recombinase/integrase, with amino-acid sequence MTYPLVCATCAFHQPIHRKHPWTLAEIGEFIAAMDKPMYRSIAASILQSGLSLSDLLTLTYGDIKEELEEEVTPLCLELTRKKTGVQFMTFLGTWAVKLLKEHLANQKPENTSPIYNVTARTVHAYFRKTAQKYAGAFKGRNPYSPHSLRAAFRTFLSDHKVDPLYIEYWMGHKLPEQLSAYINKSRESWRQTYHEQAEPWLTPPQYKTMSFICN
- the ndhC gene encoding NADH-quinone oxidoreductase subunit A produces the protein MLGRLLSAKSMRSENGKSAYACGEKVNFDKLKVSVSHYRYLIYFVILDSSALLTAFAALAIRMANVLFFVIYLFIVILSGLLLLDGGDR
- a CDS encoding NADH-quinone oxidoreductase subunit B family protein; this translates as MHCHFVWLVAFRWRRPLTRRASLLKWARLKSPWVLHFNSGACNACDIEVVALLTPRYDVERFGILLEPSPRHADVLLTTGVVTRQCADRLRRIYEQMPEPRFVVAIGACACSGGVFEGSYNVIGGVDKVIPVNVYIPGCPPKPEAIIDGILKLLVSLKEAKHVDKH
- a CDS encoding NADH-quinone oxidoreductase subunit C, whose protein sequence is MSINIDEILKALSDALRDRILQTKSLRPEKTCIQVEAGAHKDAVKVLLKQDGNAGISAITGVDLGEKIELMYHIRICGTIITIGTIVSKENAKIESITDLIPGANFHEREVSDLFGVTFEGHPNPKRLILPEDWPENVFPLRKDVTAANFQSKTQISGASKDHERVSNGEKLVNIVLGPQHPALIEPEKFSLKVDGEIVKEVAPRIGYVHRGIEKAAESRTYLQNIYLVERICGICNACHATCFCQTVEAIMGVNVPPRARYLRTIILELNRIHSHMLLLGHAGLEIGYETLFHYMWRDREPVLDIMEELTGNRVITSFITIGGVRRDLKEEAISKINAGLASLKKKMSFYRQLFENDSTLKMRTRDVGVLSKQDALKLCVVGPVARGSGVDMDVRRDEPYAAYNEIPFRVITYDEGDAWARLMVRLGEIVESINIIQYALEHLPSGPYRIKVPRIVPAGEAIGRVEAPRGELFYYVKSNGTAYPERVKVRTPTFANIPAFVKIAEGGNIADVPASFVSLDPCFSCTDR
- a CDS encoding complex I subunit 1 family protein → MSFDLEFLFRVLIFPGFTFILFFTMFCDWVERKIEARMQNRMGPTYTGPFGVFQPFADFVKLLTKEDIVPFNVKNFAFKFTPIFSFSIFVFSFVFLPIDGANIIFNSNFEGDLIIVLTLVSIANFFIFLSGWSSMNPYSAIGATRVLTQFLGYDIPLFILALAPAFLAKSLSFSVIAANQNVPFVFMIPWAFVLFIITLQAELEKDPFDVPHAETEIVGGYETEYTGRRLAFLKLAKDVQIVLGAAIVVELFLGGPYGPTFYGPSAFWYTLWFTLKLLAVVALTEYLKCVFARLRIDQVLVVNWKVLLPLAFISLAAAVGVSLWFNLLR
- a CDS encoding NADH-quinone oxidoreductase subunit I, which produces MAKLSPILKEVLAHFFKKPATRRYPEEKPYVPVGFRGRQIFDINLCISCGLCARDCPAKAIEMVEVDGKLRPLFHLDRCIFCYQCAESCPRNAIKSSEIFELASTNKSDLVVKPKANNVSGGSL
- a CDS encoding NADH-quinone oxidoreductase subunit J, which produces MIIELLAVGLVVSACLAIYLDEAVYSVASLACMFVLMAFLYALNDALFVAVFQLAVGAGTLAVLFLAGEMLSAKPEKEKPLKKIFPVALLAIVLSLPSIFLSVSVTPGNVSPSFSFADALWNLRAIDVILQGLVIMTVALGIAIVLHERNDGES
- a CDS encoding chloride channel protein translates to MDYIILSVVLLAVGIYGLLTKRHLVKVLISIEIIAVAASMNFVLLASSLNRTLGEAFLILAFSTDTCVTAIVLALLVIVVKKYGTCDIRKLAEIEQSVDKEQTKLRLSSERFFEVAKYWVLPLILGSIIGLAIFLLVYIYKLLNYASFIIVNWNSSFLLASTIVALLGGYLTIRLWAENKECGCGTELVIERYHFKNGIVSLRDTISRTLASAITIGFGGSAGLEGPSLLLGGGISSFIARRLKLDQKDVKTLFLCGAAAGFSAIFKAPLTGILFALEIPYKRDVETEVFIPASIASVTAYFTSAITLGTETIFPTPTFIIPTLSTLMHAIFLGILAALVALAFMETLQRTNSISKRLASRLPMWLMTIFAGLILGVIGLLYPEALGLGYDFIHKIAMTELGELTLTNLTALLILKIVATSVTLNFGGNGGLFIPSLYVGGALGLIYAQTLNLETPVLYVILSMAAVLAATSKSLLTSITLVAETMGPSFIVPTVISAVVSYFLTGSRSLYKSQLVNKLQARHVQC
- a CDS encoding ArsB/NhaD family transporter, giving the protein MDYHSVTTLAIFIITLFLMIKRPHGVSLGLAAGIGAAVSLLLGTVTLSDAAVAFVDIWDAALAFIGIVTLSVTLDAMGFFKWAAIKVVKLAGGSGLKLYFYISLLTACVSILFANDSAVLILTPIVLEIISQLKIDAKGRLAYLFSAGLIADTAAMPLITSNPINIVSADFFKYSFIDHVIFMGPVAIATIISSLLLVYAFFRKSVPKSYSMELVEALNAGEQLITSTLLRISIVTLIVIDVGYVLASLNRLPVSIVICSGALFLLGIYIITLNKPSILKEERKGVKSLAKEINWDILLFMIGIFLVVQGLRHTGAVEFFAYLFTKTLSLPLFLSVLAPSMIVTIGASAMNNWPMTILGLLSIRQAVSNVSLNSQSLTGLIFSNIIGNNLGPHFFPLGSLAILMWLETMRRKGVTIRLRDYLKVGSVVSVIEVTVASLVLWMELTFINLNLNIQL
- a CDS encoding NADH-quinone oxidoreductase subunit L, translating into MSLFPYAPWLVWAFPIVSSLLVPLIARFSKRAKDYFAVAVCLIALIFAFSMVPDVYFNVLESSNLTVYWIPSLSISAGVYIDPLSVLLACLVTFFGLVITVYSLGYMAGEEGLTRYYFFMLLFIGSMTGLVMSDNFLQMFIFWEMVGLCSYSLISFWYKRPETVRSATKVFLMTRVGDACLLAGICILYVNLGSFSFSYIINNIGNVPMRHLTAAAFLMLAGAVAKSAQLPLHTWLYSAMEAPTSVSALLHSATMVKAGVYLIARLMLLFGALTALIPMWLPSILWIGVITAFIGATLALSATDIKGVAAYSTISQIGFMFAALGTASFVPSAGWFASLLHLVSHALFQGLDFLLIGGIIHATKTRDMRLIGGLRKAMPITFAFGIIVLLARAGIPPFISFFSKELIFQSVLSSGNLHAALILYVSTAITFAYTLRVVTLVYLREKSEYLSQIHVHEAPKIMLFSSGVLAVFCVIFVLFGNEISQFMHANVEIGLGEVFNPSTLIFLFTLLMGGFPVYLTYYRKLSLPEQIRPLRGSINKVLENGYFFDALYEKVIPRGVWLLSSSLKRAESSFFGRLPQFIANGIIRFFRIFYEHVEKSFFNRLPYLFANGVMNVAHGTRKYLDILADELLYIATNKTLASASKIRRVRSGSLEHYVAAALIGFLIILILMIVTMLR